One Skermanella pratensis genomic window, GGCGGGAGTGCGGGCGACGCGGTCGCAGGCGGCCGGACCTCCCGGGAACGGGGCGGCCTGCCCGTTGCCGCGCGCTTGTCCGCCCTGGCCGGCTGGCGCCGCTGCCTCGCGGCGGCGGCGTTCGGCGGCCTCGCGACCCTCGCCCTGCCGCCGGCCTTCGCCGTGCCCGTGCTGCTGCTGGCCTTTCCCGGCCTGCTCTGGCTGCTCGACGGTGCGGCGACCCGCCGCTCCGCCTTCTTCACCGGCTGGTGGTTCGGCTTCGGGCATTTCCTGCTGGGCCTCTACTGGATTTCCTTCGCGCTGCTGACCGACATCGCCCGCTTCTGGTGGATGATGCCTTTCGCCGCCGCGGGACTGCCGGCGCTGCTCGCCGTCTTCGTCGGTCTGGCGACGCTGGCCCTTCACGTCCTGTCGCGGCGGTTCCGCCTGGGCGGCCTTTCCCGCGTGCTCGCCTTCGCGATGCTGTGGACGATGGCGGAGTATCTGCGGGGGCATGTCCTGACTGGCTTCCCCTGGAACCTGATCGGCTATTCCTGGGTCGGCTTCCTGCCGGTGCTGCAGAGCGTCGCGGTGATCGGCACCTACGGCCTGGGTCTCCTGACGGTCGCGGTCGCGGCCACGCCTGCCCTGTTCGGGGATCCGGCCGAGTCGCGGCGCCGGGCGGCCGGATCGGTGGCGGTCGGCCTGCTTCTGGTCGCAGCGATCGGCGTCGCCGGGTGGGTCCGATTGTCACAGGGCGACGGGTCGACCGTTCCCGGCGTAGTGGTGCGGATCGTCCAGCCGAACATCGCGCAGACGCTGAAATGGAACCCGGCCGAGCGGGCGCGGAATTTCGAGCGTCTGCTGGAAATGACGGCCGAAAGCCCGGCCGGGGGCGGCCCGGCGCCCACCCACGTGGTCTGGCCGGAGACAGCGGTCCCCTTCTTCCTGGAGCGCGACGCGGCGGCCCGCCAGGCAATCGGGTCGGTGACCCCGCCGGGCGGCAGCGTCATCACCGGCGCCCCGCGGGTCAGGACCGAGCCGGACGGCACCAACCGGTTCTGGAACAGCCTGCATGCGGTGGACGGCAGCGGCGCGGTGGTCGCCAGCTACGACAAGTTCCACCTGGTGCCGTTCGGCGAGTACATGCCGCTCAGGGGCGTCCTGCCGGTCGCGTCCATCGCCGCCGGAACGACGGACTTCTCGGCCGGGACGGGCCCAAAGACGCTTGACGTGGGCGGACTGCCGCCGTTCAGCCCGCTCGTCTGCTACGAGGTGATC contains:
- the lnt gene encoding apolipoprotein N-acyltransferase, whose protein sequence is MDDASLRLPGSGGSAGDAVAGGRTSRERGGLPVAARLSALAGWRRCLAAAAFGGLATLALPPAFAVPVLLLAFPGLLWLLDGAATRRSAFFTGWWFGFGHFLLGLYWISFALLTDIARFWWMMPFAAAGLPALLAVFVGLATLALHVLSRRFRLGGLSRVLAFAMLWTMAEYLRGHVLTGFPWNLIGYSWVGFLPVLQSVAVIGTYGLGLLTVAVAATPALFGDPAESRRRAAGSVAVGLLLVAAIGVAGWVRLSQGDGSTVPGVVVRIVQPNIAQTLKWNPAERARNFERLLEMTAESPAGGGPAPTHVVWPETAVPFFLERDAAARQAIGSVTPPGGSVITGAPRVRTEPDGTNRFWNSLHAVDGSGAVVASYDKFHLVPFGEYMPLRGVLPVASIAAGTTDFSAGTGPKTLDVGGLPPFSPLVCYEVIFPAAVKDPERRPEWLLNVTNDAWYGISAGPHQHFAIAQARAVEEGLPMVRAANTGISGVVDGYGRISAYLELGSRGVVDATLPKSLDNTPYGRIGDWILVVLLMSFGISTTIARHTP